From Macaca mulatta isolate MMU2019108-1 chromosome 1, T2T-MMU8v2.0, whole genome shotgun sequence, the proteins below share one genomic window:
- the SLAMF7 gene encoding SLAM family member 7 isoform X1 produces the protein MAGSPTCFTFIYILWQLTGSTASGSVKELVGSIGGAVTFPLKSEVKQVDSIVWTFNTTTLVTIQPEGGPMIVTQNRNKERVHFPDGGYSLKLSKLKKNDSGIYNVEIYSSSLQDPFTRKYVLRVYEHLSKPKVTMGLQSNKNGTCVTNLTCRMEHGEEDVIYTWKALGQAVNESHNGSILPISWRWGESDMTFICTVRNPVSSNSSSPILARKLCEGAADDSDSSMVLLCLLLVPLLLSLFVLGLFLWFLKRETQEESIEEKKRADICRETPNICPYSGENTEYDTIPYTNRTIPMEDAANTLYSTVEIPKKIENPHSLLTMPDTPRLFAYENVI, from the exons GGTCAACAGCCTCTGGATCCGTGAAAGAGCTGGTCGGTTCCATTGGTGGGGCTGTGACTTTCCCCCTGAAGTCTGAAGTAAAGCAAGTTGACTCTATTGTCTGGACCTTCAACACAACCACTCTTGTCACCATACAGCCAGAAGGGGGCCCTATGATAGTGACCCAAAATCGTAATAAGGAGAGAGTACACTTCCCAGATGGAGGCTATTCCCTGAAGCTCAGCAAACTGAAGAAGAATGACTCAGGGATCTACAATGTGGAGATATACAGCTCATCCCTCCAGGATCCCTTCACCCGGAAGTATGTGCTGCGTGTCTACG AGCACCTGTCAAAGCCTAAAGTCACCATGGGTCTACAGAGTAATAAGAATGGCACCTGTGTGACCAACCTGACATGCCGCATGGAACATGGGGAAGAGGATGTGATTTATACCTGGAAGGCCCTGGGGCAAGCAGTCAATGAGTCCCATAATGGGTCCATCCTACCCATCTCCTGGAGATGGGGAGAAAGTGATATGACCTTCATCTGCACTGTCAGGAACCCTGTCAGCAGCAACTCCTCAAGCCCCATCCTTGCCAGGAAGCTCTGTGAAG GTGCTGCTGATGACTCAGATTCCTCCATGGTCCTCCTGTGTCTCCTGTTGGTGCCCCTCCTGCTCAGTCTCTTTGTACTGGGGCTATTTCTTTGGTTTCTGAAGAGAGAGACACAAGAAG AGTCCATTGAAGAGAAGAAGAGAGCGGACATTTGTCGGGAAACTCCTAACATATGCCCCTATTCTGGAGAGAACACAGAGTATGACACAATCCCTTACACTAAT agaacTATCCCAATGGAAGACGCAGCAAATACACTTTATTCCACTGTGGAAATACCAAAAAAG ATTGAAAATCCCCACTCACTGCTCACGATGCCAGACACACCAAGGCTATTTGCCTATGAGAATGTTATCTAG
- the SLAMF7 gene encoding SLAM family member 7 isoform X2 codes for MAGSPTCFTFIYILWQLTGSTASGSVKELVGSIGGAVTFPLKSEVKQVDSIVWTFNTTTLVTIQPEGGPMIVTQNRNKERVHFPDGGYSLKLSKLKKNDSGIYNVEIYSSSLQDPFTRKYVLRVYEHLSKPKVTMGLQSNKNGTCVTNLTCRMEHGEEDVIYTWKALGQAVNESHNGSILPISWRWGESDMTFICTVRNPVSSNSSSPILARKLCEESIEEKKRADICRETPNICPYSGENTEYDTIPYTNRTIPMEDAANTLYSTVEIPKKIENPHSLLTMPDTPRLFAYENVI; via the exons GGTCAACAGCCTCTGGATCCGTGAAAGAGCTGGTCGGTTCCATTGGTGGGGCTGTGACTTTCCCCCTGAAGTCTGAAGTAAAGCAAGTTGACTCTATTGTCTGGACCTTCAACACAACCACTCTTGTCACCATACAGCCAGAAGGGGGCCCTATGATAGTGACCCAAAATCGTAATAAGGAGAGAGTACACTTCCCAGATGGAGGCTATTCCCTGAAGCTCAGCAAACTGAAGAAGAATGACTCAGGGATCTACAATGTGGAGATATACAGCTCATCCCTCCAGGATCCCTTCACCCGGAAGTATGTGCTGCGTGTCTACG AGCACCTGTCAAAGCCTAAAGTCACCATGGGTCTACAGAGTAATAAGAATGGCACCTGTGTGACCAACCTGACATGCCGCATGGAACATGGGGAAGAGGATGTGATTTATACCTGGAAGGCCCTGGGGCAAGCAGTCAATGAGTCCCATAATGGGTCCATCCTACCCATCTCCTGGAGATGGGGAGAAAGTGATATGACCTTCATCTGCACTGTCAGGAACCCTGTCAGCAGCAACTCCTCAAGCCCCATCCTTGCCAGGAAGCTCTGTGAAG AGTCCATTGAAGAGAAGAAGAGAGCGGACATTTGTCGGGAAACTCCTAACATATGCCCCTATTCTGGAGAGAACACAGAGTATGACACAATCCCTTACACTAAT agaacTATCCCAATGGAAGACGCAGCAAATACACTTTATTCCACTGTGGAAATACCAAAAAAG ATTGAAAATCCCCACTCACTGCTCACGATGCCAGACACACCAAGGCTATTTGCCTATGAGAATGTTATCTAG
- the SLAMF7 gene encoding SLAM family member 7 isoform X6, whose amino-acid sequence MAGSPTCFTFIYILWQLTEHLSKPKVTMGLQSNKNGTCVTNLTCRMEHGEEDVIYTWKALGQAVNESHNGSILPISWRWGESDMTFICTVRNPVSSNSSSPILARKLCEGAADDSDSSMVLLCLLLVPLLLSLFVLGLFLWFLKRETQEESIEEKKRADICRETPNICPYSGENTEYDTIPYTNRTIPMEDAANTLYSTVEIPKKIENPHSLLTMPDTPRLFAYENVI is encoded by the exons AGCACCTGTCAAAGCCTAAAGTCACCATGGGTCTACAGAGTAATAAGAATGGCACCTGTGTGACCAACCTGACATGCCGCATGGAACATGGGGAAGAGGATGTGATTTATACCTGGAAGGCCCTGGGGCAAGCAGTCAATGAGTCCCATAATGGGTCCATCCTACCCATCTCCTGGAGATGGGGAGAAAGTGATATGACCTTCATCTGCACTGTCAGGAACCCTGTCAGCAGCAACTCCTCAAGCCCCATCCTTGCCAGGAAGCTCTGTGAAG GTGCTGCTGATGACTCAGATTCCTCCATGGTCCTCCTGTGTCTCCTGTTGGTGCCCCTCCTGCTCAGTCTCTTTGTACTGGGGCTATTTCTTTGGTTTCTGAAGAGAGAGACACAAGAAG AGTCCATTGAAGAGAAGAAGAGAGCGGACATTTGTCGGGAAACTCCTAACATATGCCCCTATTCTGGAGAGAACACAGAGTATGACACAATCCCTTACACTAAT agaacTATCCCAATGGAAGACGCAGCAAATACACTTTATTCCACTGTGGAAATACCAAAAAAG ATTGAAAATCCCCACTCACTGCTCACGATGCCAGACACACCAAGGCTATTTGCCTATGAGAATGTTATCTAG
- the SLAMF7 gene encoding SLAM family member 7 isoform X4, giving the protein MIVTQNRNKERVHFPDGGYSLKLSKLKKNDSGIYNVEIYSSSLQDPFTRKYVLRVYEHLSKPKVTMGLQSNKNGTCVTNLTCRMEHGEEDVIYTWKALGQAVNESHNGSILPISWRWGESDMTFICTVRNPVSSNSSSPILARKLCEGAADDSDSSMVLLCLLLVPLLLSLFVLGLFLWFLKRETQEESIEEKKRADICRETPNICPYSGENTEYDTIPYTNRTIPMEDAANTLYSTVEIPKKIENPHSLLTMPDTPRLFAYENVI; this is encoded by the exons ATGATAGTGACCCAAAATCGTAATAAGGAGAGAGTACACTTCCCAGATGGAGGCTATTCCCTGAAGCTCAGCAAACTGAAGAAGAATGACTCAGGGATCTACAATGTGGAGATATACAGCTCATCCCTCCAGGATCCCTTCACCCGGAAGTATGTGCTGCGTGTCTACG AGCACCTGTCAAAGCCTAAAGTCACCATGGGTCTACAGAGTAATAAGAATGGCACCTGTGTGACCAACCTGACATGCCGCATGGAACATGGGGAAGAGGATGTGATTTATACCTGGAAGGCCCTGGGGCAAGCAGTCAATGAGTCCCATAATGGGTCCATCCTACCCATCTCCTGGAGATGGGGAGAAAGTGATATGACCTTCATCTGCACTGTCAGGAACCCTGTCAGCAGCAACTCCTCAAGCCCCATCCTTGCCAGGAAGCTCTGTGAAG GTGCTGCTGATGACTCAGATTCCTCCATGGTCCTCCTGTGTCTCCTGTTGGTGCCCCTCCTGCTCAGTCTCTTTGTACTGGGGCTATTTCTTTGGTTTCTGAAGAGAGAGACACAAGAAG AGTCCATTGAAGAGAAGAAGAGAGCGGACATTTGTCGGGAAACTCCTAACATATGCCCCTATTCTGGAGAGAACACAGAGTATGACACAATCCCTTACACTAAT agaacTATCCCAATGGAAGACGCAGCAAATACACTTTATTCCACTGTGGAAATACCAAAAAAG ATTGAAAATCCCCACTCACTGCTCACGATGCCAGACACACCAAGGCTATTTGCCTATGAGAATGTTATCTAG
- the SLAMF7 gene encoding SLAM family member 7 isoform X5 yields MAGSPTCFTFIYILWQLTEHLSKPKVTMGLQSNKNGTCVTNLTCRMEHGEEDVIYTWKALGQAVNESHNGSILPISWRWGESDMTFICTVRNPVSSNSSSPILARKLCEGDCLSSLHRSLCPGAADDSDSSMVLLCLLLVPLLLSLFVLGLFLWFLKRETQEESIEEKKRADICRETPNICPYSGENTEYDTIPYTNRTIPMEDAANTLYSTVEIPKKIENPHSLLTMPDTPRLFAYENVI; encoded by the exons AGCACCTGTCAAAGCCTAAAGTCACCATGGGTCTACAGAGTAATAAGAATGGCACCTGTGTGACCAACCTGACATGCCGCATGGAACATGGGGAAGAGGATGTGATTTATACCTGGAAGGCCCTGGGGCAAGCAGTCAATGAGTCCCATAATGGGTCCATCCTACCCATCTCCTGGAGATGGGGAGAAAGTGATATGACCTTCATCTGCACTGTCAGGAACCCTGTCAGCAGCAACTCCTCAAGCCCCATCCTTGCCAGGAAGCTCTGTGAAGGTGACTGCCTCTCCTCCCTCCACAGGAGCCTCTGCCC AGGTGCTGCTGATGACTCAGATTCCTCCATGGTCCTCCTGTGTCTCCTGTTGGTGCCCCTCCTGCTCAGTCTCTTTGTACTGGGGCTATTTCTTTGGTTTCTGAAGAGAGAGACACAAGAAG AGTCCATTGAAGAGAAGAAGAGAGCGGACATTTGTCGGGAAACTCCTAACATATGCCCCTATTCTGGAGAGAACACAGAGTATGACACAATCCCTTACACTAAT agaacTATCCCAATGGAAGACGCAGCAAATACACTTTATTCCACTGTGGAAATACCAAAAAAG ATTGAAAATCCCCACTCACTGCTCACGATGCCAGACACACCAAGGCTATTTGCCTATGAGAATGTTATCTAG
- the SLAMF7 gene encoding SLAM family member 7 isoform X7 translates to MAGSPTCFTFIYILWQLTGSTASGSVKELVGSIGGAVTFPLKSEVKQVDSIVWTFNTTTLVTIQPEGGPMIVTQNRNKERVHFPDGGYSLKLSKLKKNDSGIYNVEIYSSSLQDPFTRKYVLRVYESIEEKKRADICRETPNICPYSGENTEYDTIPYTNRTIPMEDAANTLYSTVEIPKKIENPHSLLTMPDTPRLFAYENVI, encoded by the exons GGTCAACAGCCTCTGGATCCGTGAAAGAGCTGGTCGGTTCCATTGGTGGGGCTGTGACTTTCCCCCTGAAGTCTGAAGTAAAGCAAGTTGACTCTATTGTCTGGACCTTCAACACAACCACTCTTGTCACCATACAGCCAGAAGGGGGCCCTATGATAGTGACCCAAAATCGTAATAAGGAGAGAGTACACTTCCCAGATGGAGGCTATTCCCTGAAGCTCAGCAAACTGAAGAAGAATGACTCAGGGATCTACAATGTGGAGATATACAGCTCATCCCTCCAGGATCCCTTCACCCGGAAGTATGTGCTGCGTGTCTACG AGTCCATTGAAGAGAAGAAGAGAGCGGACATTTGTCGGGAAACTCCTAACATATGCCCCTATTCTGGAGAGAACACAGAGTATGACACAATCCCTTACACTAAT agaacTATCCCAATGGAAGACGCAGCAAATACACTTTATTCCACTGTGGAAATACCAAAAAAG ATTGAAAATCCCCACTCACTGCTCACGATGCCAGACACACCAAGGCTATTTGCCTATGAGAATGTTATCTAG
- the SLAMF7 gene encoding SLAM family member 7 isoform X8: MAGSPTCFTFIYILWQLTEHLSKPKVTMGLQSNKNGTCVTNLTCRMEHGEEDVIYTWKALGQAVNESHNGSILPISWRWGESDMTFICTVRNPVSSNSSSPILARKLCEESIEEKKRADICRETPNICPYSGENTEYDTIPYTNRTIPMEDAANTLYSTVEIPKKIENPHSLLTMPDTPRLFAYENVI; encoded by the exons AGCACCTGTCAAAGCCTAAAGTCACCATGGGTCTACAGAGTAATAAGAATGGCACCTGTGTGACCAACCTGACATGCCGCATGGAACATGGGGAAGAGGATGTGATTTATACCTGGAAGGCCCTGGGGCAAGCAGTCAATGAGTCCCATAATGGGTCCATCCTACCCATCTCCTGGAGATGGGGAGAAAGTGATATGACCTTCATCTGCACTGTCAGGAACCCTGTCAGCAGCAACTCCTCAAGCCCCATCCTTGCCAGGAAGCTCTGTGAAG AGTCCATTGAAGAGAAGAAGAGAGCGGACATTTGTCGGGAAACTCCTAACATATGCCCCTATTCTGGAGAGAACACAGAGTATGACACAATCCCTTACACTAAT agaacTATCCCAATGGAAGACGCAGCAAATACACTTTATTCCACTGTGGAAATACCAAAAAAG ATTGAAAATCCCCACTCACTGCTCACGATGCCAGACACACCAAGGCTATTTGCCTATGAGAATGTTATCTAG
- the SLAMF7 gene encoding SLAM family member 7 isoform X3 — MAGSPTCFTFIYILWQLTGSTASGSVKELVGSIGGAVTFPLKSEVKQVDSIVWTFNTTTLVTIQPEGGPMIVTQNRNKERVHFPDGGYSLKLSKLKKNDSGIYNVEIYSSSLQDPFTRKYVLRVYEHLSKPKVTMGLQSNKNGTCVTNLTCRMEHGEEDVIYTWKALGQAVNESHNGSILPISWRWGESDMTFICTVRNPVSSNSSSPILARKLCEGAADDSDSSMVLLCLLLVPLLLSLFVLGLFLWFLKRETQEENYPNGRRSKYTLFHCGNTKKD; from the exons GGTCAACAGCCTCTGGATCCGTGAAAGAGCTGGTCGGTTCCATTGGTGGGGCTGTGACTTTCCCCCTGAAGTCTGAAGTAAAGCAAGTTGACTCTATTGTCTGGACCTTCAACACAACCACTCTTGTCACCATACAGCCAGAAGGGGGCCCTATGATAGTGACCCAAAATCGTAATAAGGAGAGAGTACACTTCCCAGATGGAGGCTATTCCCTGAAGCTCAGCAAACTGAAGAAGAATGACTCAGGGATCTACAATGTGGAGATATACAGCTCATCCCTCCAGGATCCCTTCACCCGGAAGTATGTGCTGCGTGTCTACG AGCACCTGTCAAAGCCTAAAGTCACCATGGGTCTACAGAGTAATAAGAATGGCACCTGTGTGACCAACCTGACATGCCGCATGGAACATGGGGAAGAGGATGTGATTTATACCTGGAAGGCCCTGGGGCAAGCAGTCAATGAGTCCCATAATGGGTCCATCCTACCCATCTCCTGGAGATGGGGAGAAAGTGATATGACCTTCATCTGCACTGTCAGGAACCCTGTCAGCAGCAACTCCTCAAGCCCCATCCTTGCCAGGAAGCTCTGTGAAG GTGCTGCTGATGACTCAGATTCCTCCATGGTCCTCCTGTGTCTCCTGTTGGTGCCCCTCCTGCTCAGTCTCTTTGTACTGGGGCTATTTCTTTGGTTTCTGAAGAGAGAGACACAAGAAG agaacTATCCCAATGGAAGACGCAGCAAATACACTTTATTCCACTGTGGAAATACCAAAAAAG ATTGA